A genomic region of Deltaproteobacteria bacterium contains the following coding sequences:
- a CDS encoding TPM domain-containing protein, whose product MINYDINYHRPCGKILCQAAFSPNEQTRYLEVRKTLSIASFVLLALVISTASHGTDEFPKPKGLVNDFADVIEPQYEQKLTQVTGELLRKTGVTVVVVTMPDIEGEDYNEYANRLYAAWGIGKKGEDRGVLIFLALKERKMRIETGYGVEGIIPDGLAGEIRDRYMTPYLKQDRFGEGLLNGALAIAQIIAKDAGVGLTGQGPVRRAPKQRSGLSGLLIILIFLGLLFSMGRRRGGMWPLLLLMFMGGRGGGFYGGGYGRGGLGGSFGGFGGGFGGFGGGLSGGGGAGGGF is encoded by the coding sequence ATGATCAATTATGATATAAACTATCACAGACCGTGTGGCAAGATTTTGTGTCAGGCGGCATTTTCACCTAACGAGCAGACGAGGTATCTTGAAGTGAGGAAAACACTCAGCATTGCCTCTTTTGTCCTTTTAGCTCTTGTCATATCGACGGCAAGCCATGGGACCGATGAATTCCCGAAACCAAAAGGGCTTGTCAATGACTTTGCCGACGTCATTGAACCTCAATATGAACAAAAACTGACACAGGTGACGGGCGAGCTTCTGAGAAAGACAGGTGTCACCGTGGTCGTAGTTACCATGCCGGACATTGAAGGTGAAGATTACAACGAATACGCAAACCGCCTGTATGCTGCATGGGGAATCGGGAAAAAAGGGGAAGATCGTGGCGTACTTATTTTCCTGGCGCTAAAAGAGCGCAAAATGCGCATCGAGACCGGATACGGTGTAGAGGGAATAATTCCCGACGGCCTTGCAGGGGAAATCCGTGACCGATATATGACCCCCTATCTGAAGCAGGATCGTTTTGGGGAAGGGCTCTTAAATGGCGCCCTTGCAATAGCACAGATCATTGCAAAGGATGCGGGCGTAGGCCTTACAGGCCAGGGGCCTGTCAGAAGAGCCCCGAAGCAGCGCTCCGGCCTTTCAGGTTTGTTGATCATTTTGATCTTTCTGGGGCTCCTCTTTTCCATGGGTAGGAGACGAGGCGGCATGTGGCCGCTTTTGTTGCTCATGTTCATGGGCGGCCGTGGCGGCGGATTCTATGGAGGGGGCTATGGCCGTGGCGGCCTAGGTGGCAGCTTTGGCGGTTTTGGGGGTGGCTTCGGCGGTTTTGGGGGTGGTCTGAGCGGAGGCGGCGGGGCTGGGGGAGGTTTTTGA
- the ychF gene encoding redox-regulated ATPase YchF: protein MRLGIVGLPESGKSTIFQIVTSTKPEQWAKKGPAIGTVRVPDQRVDALRKLIKPKKTVYARLEYILPRTAKGLAHDGKRDEGLWSEIRPSDALVHVVRNFDQPGDQAHHPREDLISLESEMIFADLVVVEKRIERIGMDRKRGKKTNDEELGLLEACLKVLEDERPLRDRPELARAPLLKGYALLSAKPVLTVFNNGEENDDIPAWEGPPAFSNALAVRGKLEMELSELSPEEAGEFLAAYDVESPAAERMIHNSCDLLGLVSFFTVVNDEVRCWLIPRETTALEAAGVIHSDMKKGFIRAEVLAYDDLVAAGSYQQAKKEAKVCLEGKAYIVKDGDVIYFRFNV, encoded by the coding sequence ATGAGACTCGGAATCGTCGGCCTTCCTGAATCAGGCAAATCCACGATCTTTCAAATAGTTACCAGCACCAAACCAGAACAGTGGGCCAAAAAGGGACCCGCGATAGGCACGGTTCGGGTGCCGGATCAACGGGTGGATGCCTTGCGCAAACTCATCAAACCAAAAAAAACCGTGTACGCCCGGTTGGAGTACATCCTCCCCCGCACGGCAAAGGGCCTTGCCCATGACGGAAAGCGAGACGAAGGCCTTTGGAGTGAGATTCGTCCTTCGGATGCCCTGGTCCACGTGGTGCGAAATTTTGATCAGCCCGGAGACCAGGCCCATCACCCCAGAGAGGACCTGATCAGCCTTGAAAGTGAGATGATCTTTGCTGATCTTGTCGTTGTGGAGAAGCGAATCGAACGTATCGGTATGGACAGAAAGCGTGGGAAAAAGACAAATGATGAGGAGCTGGGACTGCTGGAAGCATGCCTCAAGGTCCTTGAAGACGAGAGGCCCCTGCGGGACCGGCCTGAGCTGGCTCGGGCACCGCTTTTGAAGGGATATGCCCTTCTTTCCGCCAAACCGGTCCTGACCGTTTTCAACAATGGCGAGGAAAATGACGACATCCCGGCATGGGAAGGCCCCCCTGCCTTTTCCAATGCCCTGGCAGTTCGTGGAAAACTGGAAATGGAGCTCTCCGAACTCTCTCCGGAAGAGGCCGGAGAATTTCTCGCCGCTTATGACGTGGAGAGCCCTGCCGCGGAACGTATGATTCACAATTCCTGCGATTTGTTAGGTCTTGTTTCATTTTTTACTGTGGTAAACGATGAAGTGCGTTGTTGGTTGATCCCCCGAGAGACTACGGCCCTGGAAGCGGCCGGCGTGATCCACTCGGATATGAAAAAAGGCTTCATCCGCGCCGAGGTCCTGGCCTATGATGATCTGGTCGCTGCAGGCTCTTACCAGCAGGCCAAGAAGGAGGCCAAGGTCTGCCTTGAGGGAAAGGCCTACATCGTCAAAGATGGTGATGTCATCTATTTCCGGTTCAATGTTTAG